The Lactuca sativa cultivar Salinas chromosome 2, Lsat_Salinas_v11, whole genome shotgun sequence genome includes the window AAGCGGTCTTCGAAATGCTACCCACGTGTGGCGAAAAGGAATGGTACATGACGTAATTTATTTTCCAAAATGTTTCCATCTTTATGATCGTGTTGGGAAGCCAAGAGTTATACATAATGAAAGCCGCTCCTTTAAACAACTTCCCGCCATTGTTGAGCTCTGCATACAAGCCGGATTGAATCTTGAAAACTACCCTACAAAAAGAAGAACAAGACCCGTGTATAGCATCGAAGGTCGGATTGTAGATTTTGAGGATACTCAAGTTGATTCTAGTTTGGATTGTTCTTTGAACAGTGAACTGCAACCCAAGGGCGATTTAGGGAATTGTGATTTGAATATAAGGGAAGTAAGTAGCATGGTGTTGGATTCATGGTTTGAGATGATATCAGGGGCGAAGAAGATGATGGAGAGATATAAAGTGCATACATGTGGGTATTGTCCGGAGGTTCAGGTGGGTCCCAAGGGGCATAAAGTTAGGATGTGTAAGGCGTCAAAACATCAGTCTCGAAATGGTATGCACGCGTGGCAGGAAGCAACGGTTTTTGATCTGGTGGGACCGAACTACGTGTGGCATGTTGCTGACGTGGCGGGTGAGGTCCCACTTTGTAATGATTTGAAGAGGTATTATGGGAAGGCTCCTGCGGTTGTGGAGATGTGTGTGCAAGCGGGGGCACGGGTCCCGGATGAGTATAGGAGTATGATGAGATTAGATGTTGTTCCTCCGTGTCGTGATGAATTGGATCTTGTTACATGATGAATTCGATTTATCCTGTGAACATATGGATGTAGATGATCAAAtatcattttcatattttcttgtgtttatatgtttgtattcCTTAGCGTTAGAAATTTGGACATGATCTATGACATTTGAGTTTTGAGGTTATAATTTACAACTTATATGAAAGAAACAGTTCATTATGGTGAGGTTTTTCAACCAGGCTTTGATTTTACAATTCTGATAATACGGAGTAAAAAACGATTCTATGTAATGTCTCAATTTTGATACTCGTGATGGATATACTTGcaagttttatttatttctttttggcTTAGTATTTATTGTCatttttaatatgaaaaaaaaaagaaaataacatATGTTCTCATTGGTATTTTGGTGGATCTAAGCGAATGATAAGTAGAACCGTGATGAGATGACATGATAAATGGGTATGTGACCTTATGAAAACTTAGACAAAATAGATTTGGACTAAAACCAGCATATGTTATCTGTAGTATAAGCATAAGTTTATTTTTGTAAATCAAGCATATGAAAACTAGATCCttattttatatatttgataATTTTAATAGGATCTAATGTGAACTAAAGTGATATGACCCGTTTTGTTAGGGTCGTAATTTAATGTCGTGTTAGTTCTCACACAACGACAGAGAAAACACTCGTGACCCTTTAAAATACCAATAGAAAAGGACAACACATACTAATCTCAAACTCCAAAACTATATTATTGCTAAGGTTGTgtggttttaatatatataatgaTTTGCTTTAAAGATAGATATATATCTTTGA containing:
- the LOC111888298 gene encoding APO protein 3, mitochondrial; translated protein: MHRRYLSSSSSSSILSHFNSLNKFQSSPTHHLCHSRTLTTVDTTTTRDHSYADIPKPPKSKSERKPYPTPMKILVQRAKQEKEARKAQPCKLLEDPPENGLLVPELVSVAHQVYQARESILLGLSKLVNVIPVLRCRHCFEVHIGQVGHEIRTCSGPKSGLRNATHVWRKGMVHDVIYFPKCFHLYDRVGKPRVIHNESRSFKQLPAIVELCIQAGLNLENYPTKRRTRPVYSIEGRIVDFEDTQVDSSLDCSLNSELQPKGDLGNCDLNIREVSSMVLDSWFEMISGAKKMMERYKVHTCGYCPEVQVGPKGHKVRMCKASKHQSRNGMHAWQEATVFDLVGPNYVWHVADVAGEVPLCNDLKRYYGKAPAVVEMCVQAGARVPDEYRSMMRLDVVPPCRDELDLVT